Part of the Cytophagales bacterium genome is shown below.
AATACTCCAATGTATTCAATTATCCTGCGTTCACGTGGGCTGATTCTACGGTTATTTCATGGCTTGTAGATGCAGGCGCCATCGTAAATCAACTTGCCAATGCCAAAGGAAGCTATGGACCCTATTGCAGGGCGCTGGACAGAATTTGTGCAGAAGAATCCTTCCACCTCAAATATGGACATGATGCAGTAGTAAGTCTTGCAACAGGTACAACCAAACAAAGAAAAATGATCCAGGAAGCCCTCAGCCGCTGGTGGGCGCCCATCATGCACTTTTTCGGCCCCCCTGATAAAATAAGCGTCCATACTGAAATACTGATGAAATGGAAGGTAAAAATGGCAACCAATGATGATATGCGCCAGACATTCCTGGATATGTATGTCCCTAAGATCTGGGAGCTTGGATTGACTGTACCCGATCCGAAGCTGCATAAAAACAAAGATACAGGCAAATGGGAATATACAGAACCGGACTGGGATGAGTTTTTTAAAGTTATCAATGGTGATGGCCCCTGTAACAAGGAAAGGCTGGCTGTTCGCAGGATGGCAGAGGAACGGGGTAAGTGGGTGAGGCAGGCGTTGTTGAGTAAAGAGGTTGCTTATGTGCAGCCGTTGGCTTAATTGTACCTCAACATTCATGTCGAGAATAAAATATATATTAAAAATTTAAGATTAACTAAACAAAAAATATTTAAATACAATTACAATGGATGAAACTTTTAATTGGTTCACAAAAGCAGATCTGACTAAATACGAGAATAAGTATATCTCTATTGTAGATAAACAGGTAGTATGTGCAGATGAAGACCCGGAAGTAGTCTACGAAACTGCTAAAAAGAAATATCCAGGCAAAGAAGTGGTACTTTGGAAGGTGCCTAATGCTGAAATTTGCATTTTTATACTTAAAAGAATTAGATGATTGAATTTGATTACAGACAGGAGCGTCTTCGATCGGGAGAGATAATATTTAGACCAGTTGCTAACATCTATATTCTCAGGAATAACAAAGAATGGATTTCTGAAAATTTCTATATAGATTCAGGTGCAGATTACACCATGATCTCTTATCGTATGGGTATATTCTTAGGTTTGGAAAAAATTGCTTTAGATGTAAAACAAATGGGGGGAATTGGTGGAGCTATTACTGCAAGATTTGCAATTGTTCCAATGAGAATAGAAAAACATCAATTTAATTGTACTATTGCCTGGGCTCAGATTGAACAAGTTCCCTTACTATTGGGTAGAAAAAATGTATTTGATAATTTTGATATAAAATTCCAACAAAGAAAAAAAAAGACTGCTTTTGAATGGCAAAAATCATAAATCTAATATGAAATCATTAGACCCACGCATCACCAGATTAAAATTGCCCGAAAAGTGGGATAATGAGATCAACAAATCCCCTTTGGATCAATTTGGAACCTGGGAAGTTTTTCATCAAAGGAAAGAAGGAATCCCTTACACGTATGTAGGGCCCGTGCATGCTCCAAACCAGGATATGGCATTTCTTTTTGCCAAGGAGCAGTATAGCAGAAGATATACATGCAGCGGGTTATGGATCGTGAAAACCCAAAATGTTTTTGTAACAGAATACATTGATTCTGAAGAAAACATATACGATAAATTTACAGGAAAGGGTATTCCTAACAGTGCAGCCGGTTCGGAACAATTTGAGATATTTCATCTCAACAAAAGAGGTAAGCAGCATGTACATGCTTACAACGTTAAGGCCGGGAATTATGAATCAGCAATCTTTGAAGCTAAAAAGCTTATTCTGAGCCCCGCCAATGGCAGGGAGGAACCCCCTAATAAAAAAGCCCCTATCCTTAACATTTGGGTAATTAAAACAAGTGACATATTATTTTCTAACGATGAAGACAAGGACATCTGGAATACTGTATCAGAAAAAAAATACCGTGACGCTATTGCTTATAAGTCAATGGATAAGATCAACAGGTTTAAGGAAGAACGGAGGAAAAGTGGCGGTGACAGTAGCAATAGGCAGTAAACAGTAGACAGTAGACAAGTAGACAATGACTATAACTATGAACGAATTAGCTATTAAAGACCTTTTATACAAAATTGCAGATGACCAGCTCATCATTGGCCACAGAAATTCCGAATGGACGGGTCTGGGCCCCTTGCTGGAAGAAGATATCGCATTTTCGTCTATGGCCCAGGATAAAGTTGGTCATTGTTTTGCATTTTATAAATTATTGAACCAGTTGGGTGAAGCAGATCCTGATTCTGTTGCTTTCGACAGAAAAGCTGCTGGATTTCACTGCTGCCACCTGGTTGAATTACCAATTGGCGAATACGATTTCAGCCTGATCCGGCATTTTTTATTTGATACTGCCGAAATGATCCGCTTTGAAATGTTAAGTAATTCATCCTGGGAACCTGTTGCGCAAATTTCCAAAAAGCTCACTGGAGAGGTTAAATATCACACTATGCACGCTAAAATATGGATAAAACAACTTGGAAGTGCATCTGAAAGTATAGAACGGTTGCAAAGATCATTAGAATATACCCTACCTTTCGCCCTGGGAATCTTTGAGCCATCAAAATTCGAAAAAGAATTGGCTGAAGAAAACATTTTTGAAGGAGAAAACGTTTTAAAAGAAAAGTGGATAGAAAGGGTTGAAGAGGTCATCAGCAAGACTGGTTTGGAAATGCCCGATCATAAGATCATGAGTCCATCATTCGGTGGAAGGTACGGTGAGCACACTGAACATTTGCAGCCCTTGCTAAATGAAATGTCAGAAGTTTTTAATATTGATCCAACGGCAGAGTGGTAAGAGCAATGACGAAGTACGAATTCGTACTTTCTAAATTCTATTGATGAAACTAACTAAAAAAATAGTACTCAATTATCTTCATGAAGTCAAAGACCCTGAAATTCCGGTGTTATCATTGGTTGACCTGGGAGTGATTACCAATATAGATATCTCTGCCAATGACCATGTAAAGGTAGAAATGATACCCACCTTCATGGGCTGTCCGGCCATTGATTATATGAAAGCAGACGTGATAAAAGCGCTTAAAGAAAAAGGCATAGAAAATTGCGAAGTCAACGTAACAATAAACAAACAATGGAATTCAAATCTGATCACTGAAAAGGGCAGGCGCGCAATTAAATCGTTTGGGCTTGCCCCACCACAAATACACAACATGAACGTTGAGGTTGATATTATTGAGAATGTAGCATGCCCGTTTTGTGATAATAAAAATACCGAGCTTAAAAATCCTTTTGGCCCGACCCTGTGCCGGTCCATGCATTATTGTAATGATTGCAATCAAATGTTTGAACAGTTCAAACCCATATAATGGACGGCATCGTCCGACCACTAAGGGTTGCTCTGGCGCTGGAAAGTGGTCAGACGAATAGTGTTGGCAAAATAAAAGTAATTATTAATTTTTCTATTATACTCATTAAACCTTTTAAAATCATGAAACTTAAATATTTAATCTACTGTCTGGTACTTTCTATACTCATATTCTCATGTGAAAGAAAGAAAAGAGCTGCTGCGACTTCTGAAGAAGCGATCGCGAAAGTAAAAGTTGATATTGAGGCGCTATCTGATAGCATTAAAATTGCCTGGGAGGAGATGATAGCTGATGATGACCAAATGTTAAGTGATATAAAAAGGCTGCTGGAGGAAATTTCATATACGTCAAAGTACAACGTATTATTGCACGATTCATTAATAAAATTACGTGAAAAATTAATACAGGCAAGGTATGACGAGAACAGTATGGCGGCATCCGAAAAAATTGATCAGTATGATGAGCTTACTGATTCACTTATAAACGGATTAATGAGATTGCTTACAACAACGCCAGACATTGCAAGTTATCCCTTATGTGGAGAATTGATCAGTGAGATCAAGCATTCTTATAACAAGGCAATTTTATACAGGATAGGATACGATGATTGGGCAAAGAAGTATAATGAATACATCAAAAAAAATAAAAAACAAATTAAAAAATTGGGCAGGCAATATAAAGAGAAGCCATTGTTTGAGATACAGGACTAAATAATTTACAATTTCTTTACTTTTTCTTGAAGAATTGAAAGGGCAAGGTCAATCGTTTCCAAATGCGTCCTGAAGCAAAGCACTGCCAAACGAATATAAAATTTACCATCAATCAGGGTCGAAGAAAGAAAAACCCTGCCATCTTTCCGTATTTCCTCCACCAACTTCTCATTGAATAGATTGACATCTTCCTCTTTTTGTGGGACTACTGACGTGCCACCGCTCTTAGAGATGGAACGCCTGCCTGAAGCTGGAATATATCTGAAAATGACAACAGAAAGATGAGGGTATGGGCCAACTTCGAATCCATCAATGGCCTGGATTTTTTCATAAAAATACCGGGCTAACAGGATCTTTTCTTCCAAAGCGGCCTTAAAAGGCGTTAATCCAAACAATTTTAACGGCAGCCAAAGACGTAACCCTTTAAAATGTTTTGTAAGCTCAGGAGAAAGATCGGCAGGTGAGTGCAGGGAGCTGTCCCCCACAGAATCAGGATTTCGCTGTCGCTCAATATGCCTGCTCCCTGCAACTGCTTTTTCTGCATCCTGCATATAATAAGCCGTATAGCGATGGGATTGATAAAGGTGATCCGTATTTTTGACCAATACAGCGCCTGATCCATAAGGAAGGAAAAGCCCTTTATGTGGGTCCACAACAATTGAATCTGCTTTGTTTAGCGCTTTAATATGTTTCCAACTGGCAGAAAATAATTTCTTTCCTTTATCGCAAAGTGTAAAAAATCCACCGTAGGCAGCATCTACATGAAGCCAGAGCTTGTATTTTTGAGCTATAGTTCCAATATCAGAAATAGGGTCTACGGCCCCTGTGTCTGTTGTTCCTGCTGACACAATAATAAGCCAGGGTATTAATCCTTGCTTTTTGTCTTTCTGCAAAACATTTTCAAGCGCATTGGTATCCATGCCGAAATTATGATCCATTGGAATATATCTCGTTACTGCTTCACCCAATCCCGCTATCCGGATTGATTTATCAACAGAATGATGTACCTGGCGGGTAAGATAAATAACGGCTTTATGATAATCCTTCCCTTGTAGTGGATGTGCATCTCTTGCAGTAACAATTGCAATCAGATTAGCAAGAGAGCCACCGGAAGTCAGATTTCCACCGGCTGTTTTAGGATAGCCAATTATATTGCACATCCATTCAATCAGCATGTTTTCCATCCTCACAGCGCCAGGTCCTGCAAAAAACACCCCTGCATAGTGGTTTGTAATAGCAGCGATGTAGTCACCAAGCGCTGAGGGGTAAATTCCACCTCCGGGTATATATGCCAGGTGGCCGCCTGATGCGGGATTCAGGCCTGGTTTATCCAGGTTATCTTCAATAATCCTGATTGCAGCGTCTATATCAATAGGTTCGTCACCAATTGGTGAATCATATAAGCCTATACCATTATCTTCAGATATATTGTAGGTTAGCGTGGTATTGATCTTGTTCAAAAAGTTTTCGGTATAGTCAATTACTTTATCTCTGATATTTTTTCGTTCTTCAGTAAGAGGTTCCAGGCGCTTAGCTACAAGTTCGAGTTGTTTGATCTTATTTAGCATGCTGTAAATTTAACATTTTATCCACAATATCTTTGATTTAAATTTAGTACTTTCTATTCTTGTAAATTATATTTTTTTAACCAAGAATTACGCGAATATTTTTAATTAGTGTAATTAGTGGTTTCAAAACATGGAAAACAAAATCTGTCTCATTACCGGTGCAAATGCAGGGATTGGAAAATTTACTGCAATGGGATTGGCGAAATCAGGCGCTAAAGTGATCATGGTGAGTAGAAACAAGGAGAAAGGAGAAAAAGCATTACAGGAAATTGTGGAAAAAACCGGAAATAACCAGGTGGAATTACTCACTGCCGATTTTACTTCATTTGAATCGGTAAAAAAACTCGTACTTGAGTTTCTTTCTAAATATAATAAATTAGATGTGCTCATTAATAATGCCGGCACATTTTTTTCTGAACTTCAGTACAGCAAAGACGGGATTGAAATGCAGTTTGCCGTAAATCACCTCGCTCCGTTTTTACTTACCAACCTATTGCTTGATACGCTTAAAAAATCTTCATCTTCAAGGATAATCAATGTTTCATCAAAATTACATTACAGGGGCAGCATTGATTTTGATGATCTGTACCTTAAAAAAGGGTATGATGGTTTGAAGGCATACTGCCAGTCAAAATTAGCCAATGTATTATTTACTTACGAGCTATCCCGTAGATTAGAAGACACAGGTATCACGGCCAACTGCCTTCACCCAGGCGGAGTAAGGACAGGGCTTGTAAATAAAAACGCGTCAGGAATTTATAAAATAGGGTGGATATTTCTTAAGCCATTTATGATCTCACCGGCAACAGGAGCAATAACTTCCATTTACCTTGCCAGTTCAAATGAAGTAGAGGGGATCACAGGAAAATATTTTGATAAGTGTAAACCTAAAAGGTCTTCAAGGATTTCTTGTGACAGGGAAATAGCTGGCAGGTTATGGGAGGTGAGTGAAAAGTTAACGGGGATTTTAAGGTCTTTTTGAACATGAGGCATAACAAGGATGCAAACAATATTTCGTTTATGTGATAATTTAATAACGAATAATTATTTTTCTAATGACAGTTGAATCTCCATCAGTAACTTTAATGAAATACATCCCGTTACTTTGATCGAACATGTCAATAGTTACATGGTGCTCGTTGGGGCTCAACCGGACATTTTTAACCAATTTGCCAAAGATATCGTAAACAAAAATATCTTTAGCGCCAGTCTGCTCATTGGCAAAAATGATATTAAAATAGCCCGAAGAAGGATTGGGGTAAATTTTTATGCTGCCAAAGTCAATGAACTCATTTATATTACTTACTATTCCTATAATAACTGTGTCAGTGACACTTTCACTACAAAGTATATCCGCCACAGTTATTATGTACGTTCCTGAACCAAGGCCGGT
Proteins encoded:
- the paaJ gene encoding phenylacetate-CoA oxygenase subunit PaaJ, with protein sequence MKLTKKIVLNYLHEVKDPEIPVLSLVDLGVITNIDISANDHVKVEMIPTFMGCPAIDYMKADVIKALKEKGIENCEVNVTINKQWNSNLITEKGRRAIKSFGLAPPQIHNMNVEVDIIENVACPFCDNKNTELKNPFGPTLCRSMHYCNDCNQMFEQFKPI
- a CDS encoding aminotransferase class I/II-fold pyridoxal phosphate-dependent enzyme, yielding MLNKIKQLELVAKRLEPLTEERKNIRDKVIDYTENFLNKINTTLTYNISEDNGIGLYDSPIGDEPIDIDAAIRIIEDNLDKPGLNPASGGHLAYIPGGGIYPSALGDYIAAITNHYAGVFFAGPGAVRMENMLIEWMCNIIGYPKTAGGNLTSGGSLANLIAIVTARDAHPLQGKDYHKAVIYLTRQVHHSVDKSIRIAGLGEAVTRYIPMDHNFGMDTNALENVLQKDKKQGLIPWLIIVSAGTTDTGAVDPISDIGTIAQKYKLWLHVDAAYGGFFTLCDKGKKLFSASWKHIKALNKADSIVVDPHKGLFLPYGSGAVLVKNTDHLYQSHRYTAYYMQDAEKAVAGSRHIERQRNPDSVGDSSLHSPADLSPELTKHFKGLRLWLPLKLFGLTPFKAALEEKILLARYFYEKIQAIDGFEVGPYPHLSVVIFRYIPASGRRSISKSGGTSVVPQKEEDVNLFNEKLVEEIRKDGRVFLSSTLIDGKFYIRLAVLCFRTHLETIDLALSILQEKVKKL
- the paaC gene encoding phenylacetate-CoA oxygenase subunit PaaC, which encodes MNELAIKDLLYKIADDQLIIGHRNSEWTGLGPLLEEDIAFSSMAQDKVGHCFAFYKLLNQLGEADPDSVAFDRKAAGFHCCHLVELPIGEYDFSLIRHFLFDTAEMIRFEMLSNSSWEPVAQISKKLTGEVKYHTMHAKIWIKQLGSASESIERLQRSLEYTLPFALGIFEPSKFEKELAEENIFEGENVLKEKWIERVEEVISKTGLEMPDHKIMSPSFGGRYGEHTEHLQPLLNEMSEVFNIDPTAEW
- a CDS encoding phenylacetic acid degradation b: MKSLDPRITRLKLPEKWDNEINKSPLDQFGTWEVFHQRKEGIPYTYVGPVHAPNQDMAFLFAKEQYSRRYTCSGLWIVKTQNVFVTEYIDSEENIYDKFTGKGIPNSAAGSEQFEIFHLNKRGKQHVHAYNVKAGNYESAIFEAKKLILSPANGREEPPNKKAPILNIWVIKTSDILFSNDEDKDIWNTVSEKKYRDAIAYKSMDKINRFKEERRKSGGDSSNRQ
- a CDS encoding succinyl-CoA synthetase subunit alpha, with amino-acid sequence MDETFNWFTKADLTKYENKYISIVDKQVVCADEDPEVVYETAKKKYPGKEVVLWKVPNAEICIFILKRIR
- the paaA gene encoding 1,2-phenylacetyl-CoA epoxidase subunit A, with translation MYGGGNIFETTKTDDLKNEDPEKLSEFEARINRGEKIEPSDWMPALYRKQLIRMIEQHANSEIIGALPEGTWITRAPGFKRKLALMAKVQDEVGHCQLLYSAAETLGKPREAMINDLINGKSKYSNVFNYPAFTWADSTVISWLVDAGAIVNQLANAKGSYGPYCRALDRICAEESFHLKYGHDAVVSLATGTTKQRKMIQEALSRWWAPIMHFFGPPDKISVHTEILMKWKVKMATNDDMRQTFLDMYVPKIWELGLTVPDPKLHKNKDTGKWEYTEPDWDEFFKVINGDGPCNKERLAVRRMAEERGKWVRQALLSKEVAYVQPLA
- a CDS encoding SDR family oxidoreductase, with protein sequence MENKICLITGANAGIGKFTAMGLAKSGAKVIMVSRNKEKGEKALQEIVEKTGNNQVELLTADFTSFESVKKLVLEFLSKYNKLDVLINNAGTFFSELQYSKDGIEMQFAVNHLAPFLLTNLLLDTLKKSSSSRIINVSSKLHYRGSIDFDDLYLKKGYDGLKAYCQSKLANVLFTYELSRRLEDTGITANCLHPGGVRTGLVNKNASGIYKIGWIFLKPFMISPATGAITSIYLASSNEVEGITGKYFDKCKPKRSSRISCDREIAGRLWEVSEKLTGILRSF